Below is a genomic region from Rosa chinensis cultivar Old Blush chromosome 5, RchiOBHm-V2, whole genome shotgun sequence.
CATTTTGAATATAAATTATTTTTAGGCTGTACGAGTCCATATTGTAATAATTATGAAGGTTCCGAGTTGGTCCTTCAGCTgcttaatattaatattaatacaGAAAGACTTACAGGTAAACTAAGCGTGGACTTGACTAGTTTTATAGACTTGTAAACTTGGATCGATGAGAGTACCATCAGTACTATTCTGGGAAAATTGAAGATAAGTTTCTTCAATCCCACATTCAAATGGGGAAGGGAAACCTTATAATTGCAAGCAGATGGTTAATCTTGCAGAAGATAACCAGCAATTGCGGAAGGAGATTTCAAGAAAGTTGGGCTTGTACTACTTTTCCTACACTTGATGCAAGAGGTTTCCATCAAGTTCGTGGTGGCAGCTCATCATTGACAGAAGAGCTGGAGGGTATTCTTAATCCTGAAGATCAAGGGAGGGAGAGTAGTACTAGCTCTATGACCTGCATTTACAAGGTTCCTAGCACCATGCGTCAGGTGAACAGGAAGGCTTACGAGCCCAACATTGTGTCCATCGGTCCTTACCATCACGGAGTTGAAAGCCTACAAGAAATGGAGAAGCTTAAGCACACATACTTTCGGCGCCTCTTTCAACCAAACTACCATGATCGGTTGGATGATGAAGTAGTGTCGCTGAAGAAGAAGGCGGTAGATGATGCGaagaaggcaatggaggaattGGAGGTGGCGGCTAGGAGCTGCTACTCGGAACAATCCAAGCTTAGCAGCAAGGCGTTTGTAAAGATGATGCTGATTGATGGTTGCTTCATTATAGGGTTGCTCAGGGACTCATTGCAGTCCGATTTTGAGCACACACCCTCCATCATTCAAAGGTGGATGCTTCCAACTCTGCGCCGGGATTTGATCAAGCTCGAAAATCAGCTTCCCCTCTTTGTCCTGCGCAAATTATTTCAGCTGACCAAAGCAAGCACTACTTGTCATGAGAAACCAATTGCAAGTTGGGAATTGGAAGCACTAGCCCTTCGCTTCTTTGAGCCGCTACTGCGAGGACATGATGTTCTGACTGAAGCAAGCGCTACTTGTCATGAGAAACCAATTGCAATTTGGGTATTGGAAGCACTAGCCCTTCGCTTCTTTAAGCCGCTACTGCGAGGACATGATGTTCTGAACAAAACACCGCAGCATTATGCACCAAAACAATGTcaaagcagcagcagcaagcACTTTCTTGATCTTTTCCACAGTAAAATCAGTCCGGACTGCTCCACCTGTACAGCACTTCAAGCGCCGCGGCGAGGGAAGCAAACCAAGCAGATTCTATCAATACAAGAGCTCAAGGAGGCCGGAGTCAAGTTCAGAACAGACCCCACTCGAGGGCCACTAGACATCACTTTCGGCCGCGTCGCTTGGAGTTGGGGGAAGGTACTCACAATCCCTCGAATACACATTGATGATCACAGAGGCACATTGTTTCGAAACATGGTTGCATTCGAAAAATGTGACCGCAACTGCCACCAAGATGTTACAACCTATTTGTTTTTCCTCGACAGCCTCATCAACTCGGCCAAGGATGTAGGGCTCCTGCACTACCACGGAGTCCTGCACCACTCTCTAGGCAGCAACAGGAGGGTGGCAAAACTCGTCAACAACCTTTGCAAGGAGGTTGGTCCGGATGTTTCCAAGTCCTACTTGTACAAGGTGGTTAGAGATGTCAATGAGTACTATAGTTCCAAGTATGGAAAAATAAGAGGCTTCTTGGTACACCACCATTTTAGTAGCTGGTTGGTGGGCATCTCTACTCTTGCAGCATGCTTAGCTCTTTACCTAGCACTCATTCAGACCGGCTGCACAGTCGCCACTGCCAGAGAAGACTTGCATAAACACACCACATTTGGAGACTTTCTGAAAGAGTCTTTGCTTTGGCATCATTTATCTAGGTGGGTCATTTGGAAATGCCCTGTCAGTGGCAGTACTGAGAATAACGCCCTTGATCCTAATGATGAAGTACTGTGTATACTACTTGACATAGGAATCGAATTTTATTAACTTAGCTTCATCACATCATCACTATGAGGAATGTAGCTAGCTACTAGCTCTAATGAAtccaaactcgattttgtttcGTGTGTGTTCAATCccaaatttctttctttctcatccAATTTTATGTTGTTATTAATTCTATTATTATGGGATCTTTATTTGCGAAATGCATATTGAATTTACCTTTGTAAAAAATTTATTCTTGATCTTCAATATTCTCATTCAATTCGCGGATGGAAATGCTCTAATATAAGGAATCAAATTTGCAAGATGTAATAGAAACGTTTTCAAAAATCCTAGTATACCGCAAGAATAAATGATGTGGGGCTCTACCCAATTTATTTGTTCTTCCATTTGATTAAAGTTCCATGGCATGACTCACGCGCGAGTAACCTCAAAGTTAGGTGTGGAAGTAATATGTTAAGTCCTAACTCCTAAGTCCCAAGTTCTGAGTATGTATATCATACTCTTGTGGTGATTATGCTGGTTGTGTCCAGAACTAGTGCTGGTTTTGTCCAGATCATATACTCTCTTGTGGTGTTTATGCTGGCTGTGTCCAGCTCTAGAGGGCCTTGCTCCTCCTATTACTATGTTATTACAATTTCTTGTCAATTAGATCGGAAACTTTTCAAATCTGTTATCAGCCCCCACAATTCCTCTCACCCAATATCCCACATCAACTCTCCTCCCTCTACCACTGATTTTCATGGAGATTCTCATGGCTACCTATATAAAGTGAAAATCACTTACCAAGAGGAGTATGGGTGCTCACGCGTGGGTGTTTCACCCCCCATTATCCATTGTATTTTTTCTCTGTTGCTGACTTTTGTCCCCCTTTGGTGGCAGTGGTTCTCTCCCGGATCGTTGGGTTCTGGTGGAGAGGTGAACGTCAGTCTGCGGTATTGGCTCCTCCCCCGTATCATCATGTATTTTGGGTATGTTTGGATTTGCTTTCTGAGCTTATATTGGCATCGGTTTCTCAAATTATATCCCTTGATTTAGGCTCTTCTAGCGACATCTTGGTCGATGATTGTGAGGCAGTTCGTCTGCGTGCAATTTGGCTGGGTTGGCGGCTGCAGTGATATCATTTTAggatattttctttttaattttctagggTTACTTTCTTATGACCAGATTCATATGGAATTAGGTTTGATGTGTAATTTTCCTACTCTTGTTTACTTTGTAATTCAGAGCTTTGGACTCTCTCTTTGGGTTCTATCCCTTTGGGTTTATTAATGAATATTGTCactttaaccaaaaaaaaaatcatactaATGCATAGGGTGGAAGATATTATATTACAATATTCTTGCAAATTCTTCCATATCCTAGAATTTTTTCACCATTGTATTTAGTGAAAAGACAGATCTCATAGTGGGAATTCCAGAATATTATAGGATACTCCAGAATATGGTAAATGTCCTACAATCAACTTAATTAATTGATCTAAGTGACATATTTTTAAATGTGTGAACTCTGATATTATCAAAATACGGTATAAATGTCCGACAACTTAATTAATTGATCTAAGTGACACACTTTCAAACATGTGAACTTTGATATTATTTTGACGCGGAGAGGATTCCATGCACCGTGGGTCACTCGCACCAGCAGTGTGCTAACAGTCGTTACTCGGTCGTCCGTTAGTGAACAATACTCAAACGAAGACCAAAAAATTGGAACAGTAGTAAAAACGAAATTTACCACGAGTAGTGTGGGAGGGACGTGGTTCTTGATCGACCTTAAACTTGATCTTTCAAATCTTCTGTTTTATCACTGGTTGAGGCGGAATTGCAGCCAGAACAAAGTTGGGAGGAAAGAACAGAGTTGGCGAAGACCAATTCTTGATAGTTCGTGTGGCGAAGACCATTGAGCGAGATTCTTCTTGGTCTCCGAAGGGTCCCTTTGaacaagaagaattagaagaacAGGAGAAGACCAATTCTTGATAGTTCATGAAGCCAAGTCCAGTTTTCTTTCCGGTTGAGGTGGGTGTCCCTCCGTTTCAGGTTATTCTTGACTCTGCGAAACCCTAGTTCCCAATTCAATACCGAATCCGGACAACATCTTAGCATTCAGCCCACAGAGCTCAAATTCCCCTGTAAGTCGTTTGCTTTTGGATTTAAAGTTTATTCAATTTGAATTTATCTAGCTGAATTCTTGATCGGTGAAAAAAATTTGACATAGAAGAATCATTTTGTGGTTGCAATCGAATTGGGTGTGCATTTTGAGGCTGGGTTGAGCTCAATTAGTGAACTACAATTGTGAAAACTGGAAACTGACTTCAGTTTaggtggtgatggtgatgggTTTTACATGTTGATTGTGTTTTCCACAGAGATTAAAGGACCAAACTCTGTCTCTGCCAAAAGTTAGCGCTGGGCACAAAACCGAAAATGGGAGAGAAACCGCTCGACCTGATTAAAAACAACGAAAAAATTCAAAGGACCGAGCCTATCCGAATTGATGCGGTGCGGGTTCGGTGTCGGGTCTGAGACTGACCGAACAAAAACCGACccgaccgaatttaattaatatatatatatatatatttatttatttttattagttgtTTATTTCCTATTCGTCCATATATCGTTATGATATACCTTACCTCAGAGAATCCCTATGGCCATATAAAACTGAAAAGAGGGAGCCCTAGCTCTCATTTGCATCTGGATCTCTCCACACAGCTGCTCGGGCTCTCAGCCTCTCTCTATTCTCCAGACCAGACGAGAACTCAGAGTCCCAGACGAAAACTCTCTACATTAGCTCGCTCTCTCGCAGTCTCGTTCTCTCACatttgattgatttcttcatttctttggtgagttttcagaaaataaatctCTTCGATCTTGGGTTCacagtttatactttatactgGGTTTTGGCTTTATACTTTGTTTTGACTATGTTGCTATGGCTTTATACTATGTTTATGTGTTTTGACTATGTTGTTGTGTTTTGAGTGTTGAACTGTTGACTATGAGATTCGGCTTTATATTGTGTTATTGTGTGTTGCTGATGAGCTTatgtttagggttttgatttataGCTTGTATTGTTGCTGATGAGCTTTGTTTCGATTCATTTCAcagtgcatatatatacatatacatatacatatatatatatatatatatcaaaattgGTTGCTTGGGAGATTTGTTTCTATTCATTTCACAGTATTGATAAATTGTGTTATAGCTTGTGTCCGTTCTAAATTCAgtaaattgtgttgttgttCAGATGATGGAAGGGAATTCAAACACTGTGACGCCTACTCCCACAAGCGTAGAGGCTGCATCAAGCATAGGGACTTCAGTTCCCTCATTCCCTGCTTCTGAAATAAGCCCTACTGCTGCTGCTATGATTGTTTCAGTTCCACCACTGCCCTTGTCTCAGGTCAACCCACTAACTGTACTGCTGATACCGATGCTCCTGGACTGGAATGAACATCGAAGAGGAAGAACAAGTCCGTGGCTTGGGAGCACTTCACGAAGATGAAGAATTCAGATGGGACTCCGATGGCCAAACCCTGAGCGAAGTGCAACTATTGCCCACAGACTTATGCCTGCCACTCCAAGTCTAATGGGACGTCAAGCATGAAAACACATCTGCTTTATCAGTGCAAGAAGTGTCCGTTGTACAGACCTGCCAAGAAACAGAGGTACTTGACTTTTGATAGCATTGAAAATGGGGGTAATGTTGTGGCTGTTCAGTATGATCAGGATAGGTCTAGACTTTTGCTTGCTAAGATGATTATTAGAGATGAATTGCCGTTTAGTCATGTTGAGGGGGAGGGTTTTAAGGAATTCATGCGGGTAACAATACCTAAGTTTCATCTGCCTTCTCGTAGAACCATTGCTAGGGATATATGGGATTtgtatcaaaatgaaaaaactgCTCTTAAAAATATCTTGGCCACTTATGGACAGCGAGTTTCCCTCACCACCGACACATGGACTTCGATCCAAAATGTTAATTACATGGTCTTAACTGCTCATTTCATTGATGACCAATGGACTCTCCATAAGAGAATCCTAAGCTTTGTTGTAATTCCTAATCACAAGGGTAAAACTATTGGGAAACTTGTTGAGTCATGTCTTATAGGTTGGGGAATAGAGAAAGTGTTTACAATTGTTGTTGACAATGCTTCTCCAAATCAAGTGGCACTTGATTACATGAGGGAGAAAATAGGGAATTGGAGGGAGTTGGTGTTAGATGGTGCATTTTTGCACATGAGATGTTGCTGCTACATCCTCAATTTAATTGTTAAGGATGGCATGGAGGAGTTGGATTCAAGTATTGATGGGATTAGGAACTGTGTTAAGTATATAAGGTCTTCACCTGCTAGGTTAGAAAGGTTTCAGAAGTGTGCTGCTCAAGAAAAGATCGAGAGCAAGGGTGGGATTGTGCCATTGGATGTCTGCACTAGGTAGAATTCTACCTATTTCATGCTAGACATTGCTGTGAAGTTTAAGAAAGCGTTTATGAGAATGGAAGATGAAGATTCTCAGTTTGAGAGTTACTTCCAAGAAAGGATTGGTGGGAAAAAAAGGGAGGGGCCTCTGAATAGTGCAGATTGGGAGAAAGCAGCTTGATTAGTGaagtttctgaaaatattctatGATGCTACTCTTCAATTCAGTGGTACCAAGTGTGTGACTGCAAATCAGCCTCTGTTATGGATGTGTACAATTGTTGCTGAGTTAGACAAGTGTGTGAAAAGTGACGATCCTCTAATGGTGAGCATAGGAGCATCAATGAAGCGAAAATTCGACAAATACTAGAAAAAGTTAGAAGACATGAACAAGATCTTATTGATTGCGGTTGTGTTGGATCATAGATATAAGATGTTGTATCTGGAGTACTTTTTTCCAAAGCTGCTGCAAGACAAAACTTTGGTGGCTGAGATGGTTGATGAAGTGAAATCCATGTTTCTGCAACTCTTTAATGAGTATACAAATTCTGATCCCGAGGCTGCACAAGCAAGTATGGATATCACACTACCTAAAGTTGATTCCAGCAGTGCTGCTCAAGGTGAGGATGATAGCCATGCAGCCAATATCCATGAATTTATGATGTTGAGACAAGAGAAAGATGTGGTGGAGATTAAAAATGAGGTTGATAAGTATCTTTTGGAGGCTGCTGAAGACCCTTCTAATCCTAAGTTCCAGATCTTAGAGTGGTGGAAAGAAAATGCTCCTCGAAATCCAATCTTGTCTCAAATTGCACGAGATGTGTTTGCTGTCCCTGCATCCACAGTGGCTTCAGAGAGTGCTTTTAGCCTTGGTAGCCGAGTGGTGGATCCTTTTAGGGCCAGCTTGACTCCTCGAATGGTTGAATGCCTCGTGTGTTGCTCGGATTGGTTGAAGGCTGCCGGAAAGTCTCTATTCAAAGAGCCAACCAAAACTGAACTTGAGGTCTACGGTGAATTGGAGAAACTTGAGCAAGGTAAACTTTTGTTCTAAGTTTTCAATGAAAAGAAATTTCCTTCTTTTAAGTGTTAACTTTTGTTCAAATCTTTAAACTTTTTACTTTTGCTCAAATCTGTTAGTTTTTTATGTAACATTGTTTTCATGATTGTTCTGCTAGATGTTGGAATTACCAATCTTTCGGATATTGACGAGTGATTCTGCAGATGTGGTTGAGTGCTTGGTACAAAATACAAAGTTAATTAGATTAGTTTATTGTTAGATTATTACTGCAGCTCTTCCTATCTCTTACAGTTGATAATATACTTCATTTACAGATTATGGTTGATGGAAGGGAACTGGGGAAGAAGGCAAGAAGCCAAGCTGAAGAATGAACAGGACAAATCCACTTGTTGCTTATGTTCTTgacattttttatttcttgtcaACTCtagaactttcttcttcttgtttgaaTGTTTGGAACTCTTGAATTTTAATTGGTCTGTAAACTTAAGTGGTTCAGAACTGTTTTGGATTTGTATTGTTTGGTTGATTTAGTTGCTTGCTTCTGGTTCTAGATTAGTATTATGCttgctttttggtttttgtgagtCGGTAAACTATTAGGTTGATAGATCATATATTGATCATTTGATGATTTTGATCAGTGACATGTTTGTGTTAGAAACTTAGAAGTTTGATgctcatttttcttctccagAAAATGGGCCATTGAAAGTTGTAGTCACTGAAACATGTTGAAAAATATGGAAAACTTCAATATTGGGCCTTAGAAAATTTGTAAACTCTGAAAATTGGGCTAGTATTTAAAAAGTCCATAACCGAACCGACCCGACCCCAAAATCAGGGTCAACCAAAAAACCGGTCCACAAAAAAAAAGTCGGTGGCGGTTTGAGTTTTGGCCCAACCGAAAGATCCGGGTCGGAAACGGTTTGGGCCCTAACCcgacccaacccgacacgacatGTGCCCACCCCTACCGAAAGTGATAAATGCAAAGTACTCTCTCTTAAAAGGAAGACATTGTTAAGTAAAGAAGGAACTGGTGTACGTTATCCCAAATATCAAACAGGAAAGCAGACTATCAAGTCCAAGGGAATTAAAGTTTGACAAGAGGTTTATGAAGGAGCCACCAACAGATTTATTCAGCAAGCTCTCACTTGCACCTGAAGCCCATCATAATGCAAGACCTGAGCTTAAAACTGCCTATGCCTGCTAAGGTTAGAACATGTTCTATGGAGCTCAGAAGCTTTTATGTTTTACATATTTGTTAGATTATACATGGTTTGTTTTGTTATGTGAATTAAGGTCctaaatttgttcaaaaatatCGGACTGGTTCGGTGAAAAGTGACGGGAGGATCCTttaaaaataagtaaataactaaCTACATCAGCGAGTTAGTTAGTCTTCTAGAAAGTCAAATAATAGAGTTCATTAtctgtttgtaatttttcttcctcttattGCCGCCAGACATCATTTGTCGCATGAACAGGTGGATGCTTTAATTTCTTGACCTTCTGATCTTGTGAGCTTATTGCCAGGAGTCATTTGTCTTGTGAGCAGTTTGGCACCTTTTTGGCAAAGGTTAAGGAATTAAACGCCCACGAGCAAAGAAAATTGAGCTCAGGTCTTGCAttatgattaattttggtgCTATTTTACAGTTAATTGAGTGAGTGTTACTTGTCTATAAATAACTGGAACATTTCAGGACTCTGTAGAATACTGATGAGATATTTGGGACAGAGAATAAGGACGTATACACTATATTGGAGGATTGATCAGTCAAACGTCTATAGAACCCTATACACCATACTGGAAAGGTTGCTAACAGTCCATTGAACTTGTGGCAATTGAATTCTGTAAATTTAATCCATTTTTCATGTAATTAAATATGAATCTGCAATAAGTCAATTCTTTGAATTCGCGTATCTGTACAAGTAGCAACTCTGAGAATGTTAGCAAATGAATTGTTCCGACTTATTCACTAGCCTTGAGAAGTTGGAATAAGTCATTTAAAGGTGGGAAATTTCTTCTTGTATGGCTAAGAGCTTCTTTTCAGCTCCAAAATTAGATATATGATACATGTTGCTTGCTTCATAATGCTTCATAGTCTATGTCTAAAATAGGCATTTTACATCATCAAGGACGCTTTTAGCAATTCCCTGGTGGGAAATTGAATATAACATCATTTTCAACTTAAATTGATAATTTGTTttatacataatttttttttgagggaaacgGAATCAGGTTCCGAATATATTAATCAAACGACGACTCTCCGTCAAGCTAGAGGGATTCAAAAAAAACCCCTCCTAATACAATCAAAGCACAAAGCATTCTGCGAAAACGTAGATAGACCTAgagaaagcagaaaaaaaaccaaactagCTAAAAAACACGAAACAAAATAAAGCGTCTACACCTGTCCAACCCTGAGATAGGAGAGCGGAACAAGATGAGAAAATTATTCAaagccaaaaaaacaaaagaaaaacgcAGACCGACATAATCCCAAGC
It encodes:
- the LOC112201966 gene encoding UPF0481 protein At3g47200; translation: MGKGNLIIASRWLILQKITSNCGRRFQESWACTTFPTLDARGFHQVRGGSSSLTEELEGILNPEDQGRESSTSSMTCIYKVPSTMRQVNRKAYEPNIVSIGPYHHGVESLQEMEKLKHTYFRRLFQPNYHDRLDDEVVSLKKKAVDDAKKAMEELEVAARSCYSEQSKLSSKAFVKMMLIDGCFIIGLLRDSLQSDFEHTPSIIQRWMLPTLRRDLIKLENQLPLFVLRKLFQLTKASTTCHEKPIASWELEALALRFFEPLLRGHDVLTEASATCHEKPIAIWVLEALALRFFKPLLRGHDVLNKTPQHYAPKQCQSSSSKHFLDLFHSKISPDCSTCTALQAPRRGKQTKQILSIQELKEAGVKFRTDPTRGPLDITFGRVAWSWGKVLTIPRIHIDDHRGTLFRNMVAFEKCDRNCHQDVTTYLFFLDSLINSAKDVGLLHYHGVLHHSLGSNRRVAKLVNNLCKEVGPDVSKSYLYKVVRDVNEYYSSKYGKIRGFLVHHHFSSWLVGISTLAACLALYLALIQTGCTVATAREDLHKHTTFGDFLKESLLWHHLSRWVIWKCPVSGSTENNALDPNDEVLCILLDIGIEFY